One Arachis hypogaea cultivar Tifrunner chromosome 18, arahy.Tifrunner.gnm2.J5K5, whole genome shotgun sequence genomic window, ttaatagaaaaaaattattgtatatttagatagattttttgaaaagaatttcaaatattaaaagaacttctatttttttaatctgacatattaaaattaataaattattgactaataaaatattatatatatacagcGAAATTTGAATTCACGAAATATATTTAAGTAGATGAACGAGTTTCAACAAACTGAGTTAGTTAGAGTAATGTTATATTCAATTAAACATTAGCTCAACTTATAATTCTATGCGGCTCTGTAATCAAATATTCTCCTTCGTTTAGTCTTGTATATTTGCAACACAACTACAATCATATGAAAAAGTTAGTAACACACATatccaaagaaaaaataaatagcaaAGAAAGGATCATATTTCTTTGAGCTCATCCAATAATTCAAATAAATCAGACACTCAAACCAGCAAGCTTCTCAAAACCAGAGTTCATGTGATTCAAAAGGAGGAAAACATAACATTAGTCAACTGCACATAAACTCTAGTTTAGTGATCTTAATCTCTTTTCTTTAAGTCTTCTAATCCTTCTCTCCATCTGTAATTTAGAGTAATTGAAGCATGTTAAAACAGCACAACAATATATATACAGAAGTTAGGTTTGATAGTTAAGACAAATATCATATATAAGACATACAGAAAAATATATACAAGACGATTAATtctctttttaaaaagttaaatgaaCACAAAAATAAAGCATTAAATTcatgtttaaataaataaataatttaatatacctGAATAATAGACGTCAATTTATTCTTAGTATTGCTAAATTCACGCTTAAGCCAGAGTAGACTCTGAGTAaaactgaaaaattaaaatacattaaaattaaattattttaaaactatatatgtaaaCCACTATTCTATTTATCATGTTATTACTGAAAAGGCTTTATGCATGATCTTTAGCGAAATAGTAAAATGTAtcatgtacactaaaattaatcactatatatttatatataaatatatataatgtttaataatttatttttaatatatattttatattttattatatattttatattaataattaattttattgtacACCTAATATAactataatatatatacacactaaATTGTAACGAAGAGCGAAAATGtacctttttttattattctcgtCACAAGCTTTAATGAGAACTGAACATGCAAGTCTCATATGCTCTGTACCAATGCTGTAACATGACATAAGTATACAAGATATAAATTCAATAAGAAAaagcacaaaattttgaaaacatttacaCAGTAATAGATGAATAGCTAGGTTTATATGACCATTAACATGGTGTTTAGTCATCTTATAATAAGTATTTGAAATATCTTGTTTGTAAAGCTGGTCTAAATTGAACCCAAAGAACAAATTATAAGTATATATACACGTGCCTGATGTATACTACCATTAATTATGTTTTCAAAATGTTTATACTTCTAATACAATACTGAATAATATCTAAGCAAATCAAAggattttttacttaaataaatgaaattgaagttaaattttctaaattcttctaaaacaaattttaaaacatGTTTAACCTCTTTTTAATATCATATAAATCGTTTTAAGAGCATGTGGGTTATATAATATGTTAACTATGCATGTCATCCAAAGACGATTTATGCATGCATGGCTTAGAAAAATTAGGAGTAAATCGTGCTAAGCTATTCAGGGTTACAAGCTGACTATAAATTGTCCTAGCCTAGAGGTTCTAACATGTTTTGAAGCTGACACACATCTAGGTGGCACGATTTACGTACCGTCCATAACCCTAACCACCTTAGAGCGATTTATGCTCAATTTCAGTAACCCTCAAAATCTAGCAATGATTTACCATTAAATTAGTAACCCTAAGAAGGCTAGAACAATTTATGATGATAAATTTTCTATAAATAAACGAGTGTGGTGTCAAACGAAGTACATTTGAAGTTTGTTGAGTTTTGAGAGAGATGAATGAaactatatttttgttagttcatCAATGAAAAAAGATTGATGAAAACACAATTGAGAGTGTCACGTTTTCTAATAAAAAGCATATTGATGTATTTGTAAATTCGTCAACGACTTTGATGGAATTACAGAATAGTAGATTACAGAAGGcagaaaaatatgaaaagaaacGTGTGAAACAATTATTTTTTCGAATTCCTATCTCACTGAGGCAATGTTATCTTAAGTTTGGAAAGTACGAGATGCTTGGCGACAACGACATGCGAGTTATATTTCACAGCCAATCAAGATTGTTCGACTTAGGCGCTATGGAGTTGTTTGCCAGAATGGTTGATGTAGAGGGTAGCTATAGTGGATCCGCTCCGAATCCGCTCACTACTGTCATAGAAGGGAGTTCTAACGCCATTTCagctagggctggaagtgagtcaagccagctcatgaACTAGGCGAGCTCGACTCGTTTatagctcgataagctaagctcgtgagctagtgagccaagcttgagtttggaattgagctcataaattaaatgaggcgagcttgagcttggataaactcagctcattagctcgtatatatatatatatatatatatatatatatatatattaatgattttaattatttaaaattttatatttattttttacatataattttgatgtaggacataaataaaaaatttataatttattgatagataataatatataaaattgatctttttaaatatttttttaaaaaatatatattataatttattgatatagaattatagattatgtatttatatttctattatttgagccagctcgtgagctttcggtgagtcgagcttgagcttaagaaataggctcgattgttaatgagtcgaggcgtgagccaagctcaatttttgtgagccgagcttgagcttggtctagctcgactcagctcggctcacttccagccctaattCCAGCTAGGCAACCGGTGACTCCCTttgtttcatcatcatcatttacgGCTGATTTGCCCATCCCGACAGATGACTTGGGTGATGGGCGAATCTTTGGAGAGCTCGCAATTGCAATGGGAGCAGCACCTGTAGTAGACGGTGCACTGGTATTCATGgaggtaagagagagagagatccatTTGCGGAGGTTATAGGCGATGATGGGTCGGATTTGGAGCCACCAATTATTGGTGATGAAAGCGATGGCGAGGAAGACACCACACATGCTAGAGGAGCACAAACCCATACAAGCAGTTAAACACAGCAATACCCTCGACACTTTTCAACTTTGGACCTTGATGCACTGAACCAACCTGCATTTCCAGATCAGCAGCACCTTACTATTCACGGAGACAGGCCTAGTATGATTGGCATGGACGAGTTTGAAATCGGGCAATGGTTCGAAACCAAAAAGAAAGCTGTACTGACAGTTAAGAGTTATAATATTCGTGTGGTGTAGAATATAAAGTGTTTGATTCCGACCAACTGAAGTATCATGGAAAGTGTGTGCAGTTTGGAAATGGATATAACTGGCTAATACGTGTGACTATGCGGCAGAAGAAAGGCTACTCAGAAGTTAGAAAGTACAACGGACCGCACACATGTATAGCAACAGAGATATCGACGGATCGCAAGCAGTTATACTTGCGGAGCCCGCCAAGGTCCGCAACATACGGAAGCCACCGCAAATGAACCCTGGCACTAGACTTGTCTGCGAAGAGCGCCGTAGACAACAACATCATAATGTAATCTCATGCATAGATCTGTACCGTTGCCTCCGATGCATTGGCGGGCAAGTCTCTAAACTTGTTCTGGAACCAGGAAAAAGAAACCATGAAGTCATCAATACAATCATCTGGTAGAAGGTCACCGAATAACTCTCCAAATCACACCCAGACAGGCTTCCTCCCTTCCATCAACGGCTCAAAATTGCTCAGACACCTGCTCACTGCATGTCCATTAATAGGGAGGCCAAACTGGTATGCCAAATCCTGCAGTGTTATCGTGCACTCCCCAAACGGCATATAGAACATATGAGTTTCAAGATGTCATCGCTCCATGAATGCACTAATCAGCGACTCGTTAAACTTGAACTAATAATCATTCAACCTTGTAACATGCAGTAAATTGGCACAATCTATGTAGGGCAGTATACGATCATGCATTACCATCCTCTGTTGTCTACAAATGCTCCTAACGCATCGAGTTATCTAACAAAACATAAATTTTAAGGCAACAATTTAACGGGTcattataccaaaaaaaaaataataataataactcagtATAAAAAGTTTATCCAATaagctaataaaataaaaaagttcagGTTATATGTATTCATCAAAATATCACACGTCTAGCAGCACAAGAAAATATTTATGATTTATCACAACTCTAACATCACAGTTATAAATTTTATCGCAAACGAAATCCATGACTCATTAAAAAAATCCGAAGTCTAACATCCTTTAAACCGACCAAAAAGGTATGAAATCAATAAACAACAGAACCCACAGGATCCTAATTAAAAAATGTTCTAATATGCATATTCAAACTATAGTATATTCATCAACATATTAGTGTAATGAACAGAGCCATGACATCAACCAACTCAACTCAACTCAATTTGGATTCCGATAACTAACCTCCTCGTCGATAAATTCGGCAACATACGCAATACTGTTAAGGTAGTACATATCTCCTTGGTTGGCGGCCATTCTCGCCACCAGACGTATTCTTCCTACTCTGTTGTACAACTCACTGCTCTGTGCTTCACTCCGCTAGACAATGGTTGCTCTATCCCAGCCGCCGCTGCACCGTCACCAGTGAATGCCTCACGCCTCTGCTCACTACCACCTCCTCCTCCGCTGTGGGCTGTCTTCCGATCCCCCCAAACCTTCTCTCCCAAAGCTTCCATAACGTTGAAAATGGTGGCTCCTCCTCCACCAATGTTACTCGCCGCAATGGGTTGAGGTCTCACTCAAGCAATAACTCGTTGCAGTTTCCTTAGGGTAAGTCTTTAAGTATAAATCGTGGCTGGACTTCGAAGGTCTTCAAACAATACGAATCTCGTCAAGTTTGAGAGGTTTTCCTTTCACACGTAAATCCCGCCAGGCCTTTGTGTTTCGGCCCAAAATTACGTGAATCCTTTTAGGGTGGGATGATTTATGTGTAACTTATAATCCTAGGTAGCCTAGCACGATTTACTCCTAATTTTCCCAGGTCATGCATGCATAAATTATTCTTGGGTGACATAGTTAACatattatataagtatataacccaTATACCATTCAGTTTCATTTATTTAAGTATAAAACCTCAAATTAAATCTTCAATCTtatcaaaatatttattgttattgctcATGATTAAATGCTCAactagttaataaaaaaagagaatgaaagtaTCTAAGCTTAGATGCAAAGTTTTTAAACAAACAATGCTTTTTAAATCTTCAATATATAAATGCAAATTCAAAGATAGATATTGCAAGTAATTACCTGGTGCTCTTTTCCTCTATCTCACGAACTAGAGATGCCAACTTAGAGAAGTCAACTTTTGAATTATCACTATAGGCGTAAATTAAAAtcacaagaaaaaaattaaataatataattagtaTGAAATAGAAAACCATGCATGAAGTGATGATAATAAAATCATTAGTTCATATATATTACAATTGACAAGAAAGCTCTGGAAGGATCATGTCAACATATTCAAAGTACTTGTCAATTATTTGTACAACACAGTCTAGTTCCTCAGTGTTTTTAAGAGACAAAAATTGATCATTCACTAGCCCCTGCAAATataatagcaaaagggaaaaaaaaaagttaaagacATACACAACCAATGAGCAAAGTGTTTTTTAACATTATTGTTCAGTtcaaatttaatttgtgaaattatAAGAACTGCTACATCATAACAAGATTCAAGTaagcgttaaatgccaaaaaagTAAATATATTACATGACAAGATCGAATATCACCTCAACAAACAATGAGTTTATGTATTCTTGCAAGAGCTCTTGGAGAATTGCCATTGCCATTTATTATAATAAGCAGAAAAAAAGCCTCCTTATTACAAAAGCTTCCGTTAGAAGAGGCTATCTTTCATGAACTGCTGTTCTAATGCAGAGAAAGAGACAAACAAAAGTACATTGGCAAATAACTGAACTTAATTATTGATGAGTAGAGATAAAGTTATCTCTTTTTCAGCCATAATTTTGGCCTGAATTCTTCTACATTTAGtcatcaaaaatttaaaaattaacacaaatgCCATTTCCAATTGCATAATGACAACTAAAAGTTTTCCTTTGTCACTTGTTTTTCAACAGAACAAGATATAATTTTTGTTCCTAAAGTTTACAATTTGTTTcatcaatattttaatttaatttatttaatttatctttaatatttttatttatatcaaaattatctttaaaattttttaattttgtttctaatgTATTAGAAAAAATTGAGACAAAATTGAATATTAATACAAGTGTTATTTTCAATTACAAATGACAACAATTTTTCTTTATCACTTGTTTTTTAAtgtgaaaaattatatttttatccttaaaattggtaatttattttaaaatatttcaatattttatttatttaattttatttttaatatttttttatttgtattaaaattatttctgaatatttttaatttgattcctaATATATTagacaaaattaatatttattgataattttaacataaataaaaaatgtcagaaataaaattgaataaaattaagtttttataatattataaaattcaataaCATTGGCAAGTAATAGTATATAAACTTAAAATGGTATCcactaaatattatttaattcttTCCGTTTTAGTGAGACAAAAaagattttcttttttcattctaTAATTAGGCACTACCCAATtacaaattattaataattactgTTTATTATTTTTGGAGAAAATATAAGTTAAATTCTCTCTACCCAATTTAGAGTAAGTCtgatttagtaaaattattttcttttctttaatagaaaaaaattattgtatatttagatagattttttgaaaagaatttcaaatattaaaagaacttctacttttttaaataatttagtaaTCTAATAGGgataatagtcaaattagtctctaaaaaataagacatttaaattcattcttttaaaaaaattttcaatcaaattggtcCTCTAAAGATTACAAAATAATTATATCTATAATTTAGTTACTCTACTCACAATTTTTATTAATGATTGATGATATAAAATGTTAACTGATAGTATATATACATGACACATAACATATATATTCAATTGGACGttaactaaatatatttaaacaaattttttaatttagtcactaggtcatattggaaataaaatttttgtaattaaagaaaatgactaaattaataaattttcataaatatatctaATTAGacatgccaatgagttataactcaaatgacatagccTCTCCATATTCATCTAAGAAGTCACGGATTCGAGTAtctctatctttggtaaaaaaaaatctaattagacATATTAggtattatatatattatcaattaatGTTGTACAGTatcaatctttaaaaaaaattgttaatagaaTAACTGAATGATATATATGATTAATTCATAATCTTtaaaagactaatttaattaaaaaaatttttaaaaataaattttaaaaatatcttaccttttaaaaactaatttgaatattaactctaatttaataacatattttattttatatttttaaatattaataactaattaatgccTTAAATCAATTCGCGCTCTAACATTTTCAAATAATATGCTCCATATATTTACCCCAAAAGCCAACAGCCAGTAGAGAAGAAAATTACTTGAATTTATTTAGTTGCGACAAAATTTACATAGCTTGATACTTTGATTCCCCTTACATTAGATCTCACCTACTCCAAATGTAACTACCAATAATTACTCAACATGGATCAACTTTAACTCTACAAGCTTCTCAGGGGTCATTCCATCGCCCACTTCTCTCATAAACCCGAACCGACAACCCACCCCGCATGGTTGCGGTAAGACCTGGTGCAAACCGGGGCTCCGTGTCAGACCCAACTACCCGAATATCAAATTGCCTTATCAATGTAGCCACCAAGGATTTCATCTCTACAACTGCCAACTCTTTTCCCAAACAAATCCTAACCCCAGCCTGAAAAACCGGGTATTTAAATGGATCCTCCGGCACAAACACACCGTCATGCAACCATCTTTCGGGTTTGAATTTGAGGCAATCGGACCCCCAAACCCGCTCCATCCGACCCATTGCATACGGATGATATGTAACCCTCGTACCCATGGGTACAAATGTACCATCCGGTAACACATCATCCTCTTGCGCGAACTTGGAGTCAAACTGAACCGGCGGAAAGAGTCTCATGCTCTCGTAAATCGCAGCAGTGAGATAATGCATTCGCTGCAGCTGCTCGAAACTCGCACATTCCTGGACCGGATTGTCCAGGATCCGGTCCAATTGTTCCCGGATCAAGACCTCAACACTTGGGTTTTTGgataacaagaaaaagaaaccgGTTAACGCGGCCGCAACAGTGTCGCGACCAGCCAATAGAAAACTAACGATTATGTCTCTGAGGTATTTGTTGTCGTTTTCGACAGAGCTCATGAACCTTGAGAGGAGATCCTTTCTTGTGGAGAATCCGATTTTCCTGCGCTTGTTTATTAACTCTTCTGCTAAGTTGTTTGTGATTTTGATGGCTTGCTTCAGCTTCTTCTCGGATCCAATGTTAAGTAGGCGCTTGATCTTCCATGTGATTGGTGATGATGTCATTGCACGCTCTGCCGAGAGCTTGGAGGCCGTGTCGAAAGCGGCGGCGAAGGGTGAAACAGGTAGGGATGGTTGGAGACAACCTGGGTCCACGCCGAAGGAGAATTTGCAAATGTTGTCGAACGAGAAACGTCGCAATATGTCTTGTAAATCCATCACACTATCCTGTTTCAGACATGTTTTCCTTTAACATTACTTGTGTCACTAACCGTTTCTAAAACTGAAAAATTACATGCAtgcttggttaaaaagaaaatcACTAAATTTATAAACTCGATCtaatatattgaaaaataaagGTAACTATTATTCCTCCAACATAATATATatgaagtaaaaatttaaatgcaggtatttttatataaaattaataataattaaaaattattaaataatttagttaaattattttcaaCTGTAATTAAATTGTCATCCATATATAGTATTAAAATGCAACCAATAGACACTAATGATTGTAGCTTTAATACAACTATATAGAGTCTAATTTATGCAAATGCATGAAACCAAGGTCCTTAGATTGGTGACTACTCTTTAATGTACCTATCCAATGACGTAACTTCTTTCTCAAGCTGGGTAACTCTCTCCTTGGCTTCATCGAAAGGCATTGATGAGCCCAATTTCCGCTCACTTTCTTGAAGACGATTCCTAATCTCCTTGTCCTGCATTTTTTTACCCaacgagaaaaaagaaagaagatacaTTAACAATTAAATGCACTTCCCAGAACTCCATCCGCAATAATGACAGTATGAGTTGGGTGTAAGATGGAAAAGAAGGATGgaagaacaaagaaaaatatatctGTAATATATGGCAATCGTATCACCCTTCTTTCAGCACATTGTTTATAAAGAGCAAGCTCATCCTGGCAGAATGGTTCAATGTCATTGATTTGCAAGCCTAacaagtttcaaatgaagcttatcAAATATCCAGAAAAGACAACGTTTTAACAGGCATCTAATACTAACCGTAGGGGACAAACAACACAAACCATGAGGATTTATCAGTTGCTTGGaacttatttaattttaagatCATTGCCCCTCCAGTTTCTTCAGACCCAATAGATATTAATAATGGAGGCAATATTGATACACATTTTAACCACACTTTAGTCCCATAAAATCGCAAGCTGATGGTCCTAAGTTACACATACTTTATAATTCTTCTTAATTACCACTGCATTCATTGCCTAAGTGCTTTATCTTCCAGTCTAAGTTACAACAAATGAAGCGAAACACAAAAAGCTTATAGACATTTAATCAAGCAAGTAACATGCAAAGAAGAAAGCTTACACAAAAACAGGTTCTTGAGGATTCCATCACACAAATCAACACCGCGGAGAACATGGGATGCGATTTCAGGTGGCACAACAGGTGACGGTGGACCCATCATCAGGTCATCGCCCACCAGAATCGTTTCTTCCATAGTTGGCTGTGAATCAACTGAAACACACATATACATGTTTATCATGAAACTCTCTCgctataatacatgaaaatttgaaacttTCCCCACGTTTATACGAAGCTAAATCGAAAATTAACAGAACACTATGAACTACTTCCGAGCTCAACCGAGTTGAATCAAAAGAAACTTCGAACACAGAAGAAATCATGAAGTGAGTGAGATGAGCTGGAATACCATCCATGGTGGCTGTATGGTGTTGGAAAATGCGAATTCTTCGGAGCTCAGAGTTAGTGAGTCGTTGGAGATGAGTGGTGCAATGTCGTCGGAGCTGTGGCTGTTACCGTCGCGTGGAGGAGCAAGAGAAATGAATGACCAGTGTACAAGAGATGGCTGCTGCGTTTGGGGTTGGGCCTTGCAAGGCCGTAATGTGGGCCCTTATAAGAAGctatttttgtattttagttgatggatttaaaaattaaaaaaaaaacagagagaaccaaaaactgaaaaatataaaaatagaaataaaatcttAGGCTTGGGTTTGTCGACCCAAATTCAGTTGTCTGAAAGTATGAATTATAGTTGAGACGAGAAATGTGAGTTAAACTCTAAAATGGTCTTTGAGAATGACATCGTATACTAAAATCGTCTTTGAGATTttaattgcaccaattacgtttTAGAGATTGACAAAAGTGCACCATGTTAGTCCCTAATCCGTTTCTATTAACGACGTGATGATATGTCTTGATGACGTGGAATATTAGAGACACGTGTCACTCCATagtttggccacgtgtaatggtacGATGAcgtggtgaccagtgacacgtggcatgctgatgtTGATgattgtgccacgtgtcacaatgctatttggTCACATACCTatttgtgccacgtgtcgcaacaaTATTCATCCACGTGTCGTCCATTATGTCATTATTGTAGatacaccaaattagtccctcacttagTCACTTTGCAttaaatgactcattttagtctctGAAATTGAATGCCGTGTACCAAACTAGTTCCTTTatcattttttccctttttttctataaattccaaattctcaatatctttgaatgcattaatttcaattatattttttcacatgttattcaaatacaagtgtttttataagatattttttcTCTTGCGGATACCCCTAGCTGCCGTCTTGAAGTTGATGTGAAGGCATTTCAAACACTCTCACTACCATCTCCGACCCCTTTcagtgcttttataaaatatttttctcttgtGAATACTTCTAACCACAGttttggagttgacgtgaaggcatttcaagcGCCCTTactaccatctccgacctcttttgTCTAGATTGAAAAGGTCAGAAATGGTAGTGAGGGTGCATGAAGTGCCTTCAGTCTAGTCCATTTACATACAACGGAAACATGTATTTCATAAGAacaaaaaaatgtttattttaaatCTTGATTTCTTGTTAAAAACACATATCTTTTAATgaaaaatgtgtctaatcaatcatataattcttttttataataacatacttatatattacaaaatataccaatgttaaattattatagaaaaaattatatatttaaaactaaaatcttaaaaaattttatgaaagcactt contains:
- the LOC112772383 gene encoding cytochrome P450 94C1 isoform X1, with amino-acid sequence MDVDSQPTMEETILVGDDLMMGPPSPVVPPEIASHVLRGVDLCDGILKNLFLCLQINDIEPFCQDELALYKQCAERRDKEIRNRLQESERKLGSSMPFDEAKERVTQLEKEVTSLDSVMDLQDILRRFSFDNICKFSFGVDPGCLQPSLPVSPFAAAFDTASKLSAERAMTSSPITWKIKRLLNIGSEKKLKQAIKITNNLAEELINKRRKIGFSTRKDLLSRFMSSVENDNKYLRDIIVSFLLAGRDTVAAALTGFFFLLSKNPSVEVLIREQLDRILDNPVQECASFEQLQRMHYLTAAIYESMRLFPPVQFDSKFAQEDDVLPDGTFVPMGTRVTYHPYAMGRMERVWGSDCLKFKPERWLHDGVFVPEDPFKYPVFQAGVRICLGKELAVVEMKSLVATLIRQFDIRVVGSDTEPRFAPGLTATMRGGLSVRVYERSGRWNDP
- the LOC112772383 gene encoding cytochrome P450 94C1 isoform X2; the encoded protein is MFSAVLICVMESSRTCFCDKEIRNRLQESERKLGSSMPFDEAKERVTQLEKEVTSLDSVMDLQDILRRFSFDNICKFSFGVDPGCLQPSLPVSPFAAAFDTASKLSAERAMTSSPITWKIKRLLNIGSEKKLKQAIKITNNLAEELINKRRKIGFSTRKDLLSRFMSSVENDNKYLRDIIVSFLLAGRDTVAAALTGFFFLLSKNPSVEVLIREQLDRILDNPVQECASFEQLQRMHYLTAAIYESMRLFPPVQFDSKFAQEDDVLPDGTFVPMGTRVTYHPYAMGRMERVWGSDCLKFKPERWLHDGVFVPEDPFKYPVFQAGVRICLGKELAVVEMKSLVATLIRQFDIRVVGSDTEPRFAPGLTATMRGGLSVRVYERSGRWNDP